The Fibrobacter sp. UWR2 DNA segment CGGTGGAGAAGTTCCTTATCGAGCGTGAGATCGTGAAACTCCGCCGCAGTTCTATCCGGAAATAAGCCAAGGTCATTTCGCAGCCCCGTAGGGGCAAGAGTGTCCACTGGCGTTAATCTCCCTACGTCTCACGCGCAGTGCCGTAGGCACAAGAGTGCCCACTAGCGTTAATTATCCTGCAAAGCAGTTTAGAACAGGAAGCAGATGCCTACGGAGGCGTAGCTTGTAAGGAAGTTCGAGTCCTTGAAGGAGGCCTCTGCGTTCAGCGTCTGGTTCAGGAGGTTCGTGAACCCTTGTACCAGGCGGATATTCAACTGTACCCAGCGCGTAAGCATGTAGCCCAGGTCGACCGCCGCACCGAGTTCGAAGCCCGTTGTCGCGATGGTGTTGGAGCGGGTCTTGTCTTCGCCCAGGTCAAGGTTCTGGTTGAATTCGGAGGAACCGGAGAGCTTGAGGCCGAGGTTCAGGCCGAGGCCTACGAACATGTTGAGGTCCACAAACGTGTAGCGCACCACGAGCGGGATTTCGAACATCATGATGTCGATGCTGGCATCGTCGTCACCGAAGTCCGTCTCGTTCGCATAGCGGTAATGGCGGTACGTGAACACCAGTTCGGGGACCATGTTCAGGTTCTTGACCCCGAGCGGCAGTGTCACCAGAAGGCCGGCGGATCCCTGGAAGCCGAGTCCCCATCCCGAGGTCTCGTTGCCGATAAACGTGTTGACGCCGGCGCTAGCGCGAACGCCCAGCAAGATGGAACGCGCGAAACCTTCGGCACGCTGCTTGTTGATCTCGGCTTTCGAGGTCTTTTCTCTTCTGTATTGTGCATATTCGGCTGCGTATTCCGCGTCGTCGGCGAATTCG contains these protein-coding regions:
- a CDS encoding outer membrane beta-barrel protein, whose protein sequence is MNLRIVPFLAAAMLAATVPSLADEFDDFDNDETTTSTERSSSESYDGSAASEFADDAEYAAEYAQYRREKTSKAEINKQRAEGFARSILLGVRASAGVNTFIGNETSGWGLGFQGSAGLLVTLPLGVKNLNMVPELVFTYRHYRYANETDFGDDDASIDIMMFEIPLVVRYTFVDLNMFVGLGLNLGLKLSGSSEFNQNLDLGEDKTRSNTIATTGFELGAAVDLGYMLTRWVQLNIRLVQGFTNLLNQTLNAEASFKDSNFLTSYASVGICFLF